The following proteins are co-located in the Odocoileus virginianus isolate 20LAN1187 ecotype Illinois unplaced genomic scaffold, Ovbor_1.2 Unplaced_Scaffold_18, whole genome shotgun sequence genome:
- the LOC110149491 gene encoding olfactory receptor 10W1-like, translated as MVLLQRNLTLSSEFIILGFGDLAELQIFFFGLFLIMHLVTLAGHMTIVLITLFDSCLQTPMYFFLRNLSTIEICYILVIVPNMLANILSGSQRMPFLGCALQMHLFISLGGAECFLLAVMAYDRFVAICKPLHYPFIVTRTACVQMLALACISGFALSLTLTTLIFLLPFCQSHKINHFFCDIPAVLFLACSDTQANEIAVFLVCLLILLIPFLLILLSYGFIIAAILRIHSAEGRSKAFSTCAGHLLVSLLHYGCAIFIYIRPRSCYTPEQDKIVSLIYTNVTPMLYPMIYSLRNKEVKGALKRLLERHDWTRWWSNAGERGRGVHVQEPIWSSHCIPCSSVPPPEGCSEVLQVPGPYRALSCGQRWNKP; from the coding sequence ATGGTCCTATTGCAGAGAAACCTCACCTTAAGCTCTGAGTTTATTATCTTGGGCTTTGGGGACCTGGCTGAACTACAAATCTTCTTTTTTGGACTCTTTCTAATCATGCATCTTGTCACCCTAGCAGGACACATGACTATTGTGCTTATCACCCTCTTTGACTCATGCCTCCAGACTCCTATGTATTTCTTCCTCCGCAACCTGTCCACCATTGAAATCTGCTATATATTGGTCATCGTCCCCAACATGCTGGCCAATATCCTGTCCGGGAGCCAACGGATGCCCTTCCTGGGATGTGCCCTGCAAATGCATCTGTTCATCTCACTGGGTGGAGCAGAGTGTTTCCTCCTGGCTGTGATGGCGTATGACCGCTtcgtggccatctgcaagcccctTCACTACCCATTCATTGTCACCAGGACCGCGTGTGTGCAGATGCTGGCTCTGGCGTGCATCAGCGGCTTTGCACTCTCACTCACCCTCACCACACTGATATTCCTCCTGCCCTTTTGTCAGTCCCACAAGATcaatcatttcttctgtgatatCCCTGCTGTGCTATTCCTGGCCTGCTCGGACACACAGGCCAATGAGATTGCAGTCTTCCTTGTTTGCCTGCTCATCTTGTTGATCCCTTTCCTGCTGATCCTGCTCTCCTATGGGTTCATTATCGCCGCCATCCTCAGAATCCACTCGGCTGAAGGCAGGAgcaaagccttctccacctgtgctGGGCACCTACTGGTCTCCCTTCTGCACTACGGCTGTGCAATATTCATCTACATTCGCCCCAGGTCATGCTACACCCCAGAACAGGACAAAATTGTGTCTTTAATCTACACCAATGTCACTCCCATGCTCTACCCTATGATATATAGCCTGAGGAATAAGGAAGTCAAGGGTGCCCTCAAGAGACTCCTGGAGAGACATGACTGGACCAGGTGGTGGTCCAATGCAGGGGAACGGGGAAGGGGGGTCCACGTGCAAGAGCCCATTTGGTCATCTCACTGCATCCCTTGCAGCTCTGTGCCCCCTCCTGAAGGCTGTTCTGAGGTTCTGCAGGTGCCTGGACCTTACCGTGCCCTTTCCTGTGGTCAGAGGTGGAACAAACCCTAA